A window of Pristis pectinata isolate sPriPec2 chromosome 33, sPriPec2.1.pri, whole genome shotgun sequence contains these coding sequences:
- the LOC127585439 gene encoding tumor necrosis factor ligand superfamily member 13B-like, whose translation MKMNTEQEKTSYDIQHRCLIYSACVLTSAALMSTYVAVVALHHVLALKGEILSMREELDTYKFHLDRLEDLARLNKGQAANWSRSVSQVNEVFKKQLYHEAKSKDGMKLRISRSLSEEAQQACVQLIASNVQRPVVRASTCQKCIPGRPQQSCRVERRTDTNQNQMEATTVPWILSLKKGSALDKKGNKISVIEAGYFLVYSQVWYKDNTFTMGHFIKRNKASIVGNEPHTVILFRCIQNMSACCPNNSCFTAGIAQLEVGDELELVIPRIQAQIALNGDGTFFGAIKLL comes from the coding sequence ATGAAGATGAACACAGAACAAGAAAAGACCAGCTACGACATACAACACAGATGTTTGATCTATTCAGCCTGTGTCTTAACTTCAGCAGCTCTGATGTCGACTTATGTGGCAGTGGTTGCTTTACACCACGTCCTTGCACTGAAAGGAGAAATCTTATCgatgagagaggaactggacACATATAAATTCCACCTGGATCGTTTGGAAGACCTGGCAAGATTAAATAAGGGCCAAGCAGCCAACTGGAGCAGATCAGTGAGTCAGGTTAATGAGGTTTTCAAGAAGCAACTGTACCATGAGGCTAAATCAAAAGATGGAATGAAACTTAGAATAAGCAGATCACTATCTGAAGAAGCTCAACAGGCCTGTGTGCAACTGATCGCCTCCAATGTCCAAAGACCGGTTGTAAGAGCAAGTACTTGTCAAAAATGCATCCCGGGAAGACCACAACAATCCTGTCGAGTTGAACGAAGAACTGATACAAATCAAAACCAAATGGAAGCTACTACCGTCCCCTGGATTCTCAGTTTGAAAAAGGGAAGTGCTCTTGACAAGAAAGGTAATAAAATCTCTGTGATAGAAGCTGGTTACTTTCTGGTGTACAGCCAAGTGTGGTATAAGGATAATACCTTTACAATGGGGCATTTTATAAAAAGGAATAAAGCCAGCATTGTTGGCAATGAGCCACACACTGTGATTCTGTTTCGGTGCATTCAGAACATGTCTGCCTGCTGTCCAAATAATTCCTGTTTCACAGCTGGCATTGCACAGCTTGAAGTAGGAGATGAGCTTGAGCTTGTAATACCACGAATACAAGCACAAATTGCACTAAATGGCGACGGGACGTTCTTTGGAGCAATAAAACTGCTGTAA
- the LOC127585446 gene encoding LOW QUALITY PROTEIN: ferritin heavy chain A-like (The sequence of the model RefSeq protein was modified relative to this genomic sequence to represent the inferred CDS: inserted 2 bases in 1 codon) gives MAFQVCQNYHKDXEDGVNRQINMELYSSYVYLSMSSYFDWDEVVLHHSAKFFRKQFHEEWKHAKKLVEFQNWHGGQILPADIRKPEQDEWNNGLEAMQRTLQLEKDVNQSLLDLHKLSTQHTDLNINLLCDFLESNYLDEQVKMIKKLGDHIIILRRLGAPENGLEEHLFDKLSLEE, from the exons ATGGCTTTCCAAGTATGTCAGAACTACCATAAGGA TGAGGATGGGGTTAACAGGCAGATCAACATGGAGCTCTATTCTTCATATGTTTATCTCTCTAT GTCCTCGTACTTTGACTGGGATGAAGTTGTCCTGCATCACTCTGCCAAGTTCTTCAGGAAACAGTTCCATGAGGAATGGAAGCATGCTAAGAAACTGGTGGAATTCCAGAATTGGCATGGAGGTCAGATCTTGCCGGCAGACATCAGG AAGCCAGAGCAGGATGAGTGGAACAATGGtctggaggcaatgcagagaacTCTGCAGCTGGAGAAAGATGTGAACCAGAGTCTGCTGGATCTGCACAAACTCTCCACTCAGCATACTGACCTCAATATTAATTTG CTGTGTGACTTCCTGGAGAGCAACTACCTGGATGAGCAAGTGAAGATGATCAAGAAGCTTGGAGATCACATCATCATCCTGAGGAGATTGGGGGCCCCTGAGAATGGCCTGGAAGAGCACCTGTTTGACAAGCTCTCCCTGGAGGAGTGA